One genomic window of Halobellus limi includes the following:
- a CDS encoding MarR family transcriptional regulator: MSTSTAELDGDELLSQSEYRDRLRELPPSAKLVAKVLEGDAPLSQGQLAEESLLPDRTVRYALNRLEDADLVGSRYSFKDARKQVYYLNT; encoded by the coding sequence ATGAGCACCAGTACCGCAGAACTCGACGGCGACGAACTCCTCTCACAGTCGGAGTACCGGGACCGCCTCCGCGAACTCCCGCCGAGCGCGAAACTCGTCGCGAAAGTACTCGAGGGCGACGCTCCGCTCTCGCAGGGCCAACTCGCCGAGGAGTCGCTGCTGCCGGACCGGACCGTTCGCTACGCCCTCAACCGCCTCGAGGACGCCGACCTCGTGGGGTCGCGTTACAGCTTCAAGGACGCCCGCAAGCAGGTTTACTACCTCAACACCTAA
- a CDS encoding MinD/ParA family ATP-binding protein, translated as MFAIAGGKGGSGKTTTTLGLARAIDGPTLAVDADCDLPNLHALAGVPRAAAPGGRGHPDPASSGGDTRIVPAPRDAPDGLGSRLRRLREREAVTSPISVGDGDGYGVDSNGEPTTVLVDCPAGAGPDATVPLRVADGVLVVATPCVAALRDAAKTAAMARAVGTPVVGAVLTRARLAPPGVEDLLGCRVLGVVPPASDSRADEPLSDPIVSRAYDELAETLSDRPNT; from the coding sequence ATGTTCGCGATCGCCGGCGGTAAGGGAGGCAGCGGCAAGACGACCACGACGCTCGGGCTGGCCAGAGCGATCGACGGCCCGACGCTCGCGGTCGACGCCGACTGCGACCTCCCGAACCTCCACGCGCTGGCCGGCGTTCCGCGGGCGGCCGCGCCGGGCGGTCGCGGTCACCCCGACCCGGCGTCGAGCGGCGGCGACACGCGGATCGTCCCGGCCCCCCGCGACGCCCCCGACGGCCTCGGGAGTCGCCTGCGTCGGCTCCGGGAGCGCGAGGCCGTCACGTCCCCCATTTCTGTCGGCGACGGCGACGGATACGGAGTCGACAGCAACGGCGAGCCGACGACCGTCCTCGTCGACTGTCCCGCGGGTGCGGGACCGGACGCGACGGTCCCGCTGCGCGTCGCCGACGGCGTCCTGGTCGTCGCGACGCCGTGCGTCGCCGCCCTCCGCGACGCGGCGAAGACGGCCGCGATGGCGCGCGCGGTCGGCACGCCGGTGGTGGGGGCCGTGCTCACCCGCGCGCGACTGGCCCCGCCGGGCGTCGAGGACCTCCTCGGGTGTCGGGTTCTCGGGGTCGTTCCCCCCGCATCGGACTCCCGAGCCGACGAACCGCTCTCAGATCCGATCGTCAGCCGCGCGTACGACGAACTCGCCGAGACGCTGTCCGATCGGCCGAACACCTAA
- a CDS encoding TIGR00725 family protein — protein sequence MRVSVIGGSVIDDEEAETATALGRLLGQRGHTVVCGGLGGVMEAVCRGASEADGHAIGILPSDRPADANEYVDEAIATGLGHARNALVVMNGDAVIAVDGGGGTLSELGYASVYDRPTAGIGTHDAAHVEAVETAEEAVEYVESAVGGEK from the coding sequence ATGCGAGTCAGCGTCATCGGCGGGAGCGTGATCGACGACGAGGAAGCGGAGACGGCGACGGCGCTGGGACGACTGCTCGGACAGCGCGGCCACACCGTCGTCTGCGGCGGTCTCGGCGGCGTGATGGAGGCCGTCTGTCGCGGCGCGTCGGAGGCGGACGGACACGCGATCGGGATTCTCCCGAGCGACCGCCCCGCGGACGCCAACGAGTACGTCGACGAGGCGATCGCTACCGGACTGGGTCACGCGCGCAACGCGCTGGTCGTGATGAACGGGGACGCCGTGATCGCGGTCGACGGCGGCGGCGGGACGCTCTCGGAACTCGGCTACGCGTCCGTGTACGACCGGCCGACTGCCGGCATCGGCACGCACGACGCGGCACACGTCGAGGCCGTCGAGACGGCCGAGGAGGCGGTCGAGTACGTCGAATCGGCAGTCGGAGGGGAAAAGTAA
- the dph2 gene encoding diphthamide biosynthesis enzyme Dph2: MSQDAATEGDLRNTGMSLRHDREWDYELDRIVEEIEDRDATRVGLQFPEGLKRRGPAVADDLRELCDDDVTFMLSGQPCYGACDLDTYLMRRTDVFVHFGHSPMKESEKIIYVPLFSNVDPFPILEEAVDELPEEEVGLVTTAQHMNRFGEMVEWLEERGYDVHTRRGDDRLTYEGQVLGCNYASADIDADQVLYVGGGKFHPLGLAMEHPEKKVLIADPVNNVVTVADTEKFLKQRYGAVHRAMDAEKWGVIFCTKIGQGRMEIAEEIIEDNDDAYLITMDEVTPDRLRNFDMDAFVNTGCPRITTDDGPQFHKPMLTPGEYRIAVGDEPLDSLSFDTFHGTW, encoded by the coding sequence ATGAGCCAGGACGCCGCCACGGAGGGAGACCTCCGCAACACCGGGATGTCGCTGCGACACGACCGCGAGTGGGACTACGAACTGGACCGGATCGTCGAGGAGATCGAAGACCGCGACGCGACGCGCGTCGGCCTGCAGTTCCCCGAGGGGCTGAAGCGCCGCGGCCCGGCCGTCGCCGACGACCTCCGGGAACTGTGCGACGACGACGTGACGTTCATGCTCTCGGGACAGCCCTGCTACGGCGCCTGCGACCTCGACACCTACCTGATGCGCCGCACGGACGTGTTCGTCCACTTCGGGCACTCCCCGATGAAGGAATCGGAGAAGATCATCTACGTGCCGCTGTTCTCGAACGTCGATCCGTTCCCGATCCTCGAAGAGGCCGTCGACGAACTGCCCGAAGAGGAGGTCGGCCTCGTCACTACCGCCCAGCACATGAACCGCTTCGGGGAGATGGTCGAGTGGCTCGAAGAGCGCGGCTACGACGTCCACACCCGCCGCGGCGACGACCGCCTGACCTACGAGGGGCAGGTGCTCGGCTGCAACTACGCCTCCGCCGACATCGACGCCGACCAGGTGCTGTACGTCGGCGGCGGGAAGTTCCACCCGCTCGGTCTCGCGATGGAGCACCCCGAGAAGAAGGTGCTCATCGCCGACCCCGTCAACAACGTCGTGACCGTCGCCGACACGGAGAAGTTCCTGAAGCAGCGCTACGGCGCCGTCCACCGCGCGATGGACGCCGAGAAGTGGGGCGTCATCTTCTGTACGAAGATCGGTCAGGGCCGGATGGAGATCGCAGAAGAGATCATCGAGGACAACGACGACGCCTACCTCATCACGATGGACGAGGTGACGCCCGACCGCCTGCGGAACTTCGACATGGACGCGTTCGTCAACACCGGCTGTCCCCGGATCACGACCGACGACGGCCCGCAGTTCCACAAGCCGATGCTCACGCCCGGCGAGTACCGGATCGCCGTCGGCGACGAACCGCTGGACTCGCTGTCGTTCGACACGTTCCACGGCACCTGGTAG
- a CDS encoding MBL fold metallo-hydrolase, whose amino-acid sequence MTVTPPNAPPIRRVPVSVDAPVPTGSTNAYLVGEDAALLVDPPARTDDLDDAVDAASVEHVAVTHAHPDHVGAVETYAEETGATVWCRRGRERRFADAAGVDPDRTFVEGTELPVGDGVGVIDVPGHAPDHVAFETTAGTLCGDVAIAEGSVAVAAPEGDVRAYLVALRRLYARNPPRLFPGHGRVIADSRAACERLLRRRLDRERDALAAVETGARDVDAVVEAVYDRDLSGIRGFARATVVAHLEKLAAERRVRFDREAETVEPY is encoded by the coding sequence GTGACCGTTACGCCGCCGAACGCGCCGCCGATCCGACGCGTCCCGGTTTCCGTCGACGCCCCCGTCCCGACGGGATCGACCAACGCCTACCTCGTCGGCGAGGACGCCGCACTGCTCGTCGACCCGCCGGCCAGGACGGACGACCTGGACGACGCCGTCGACGCCGCGTCCGTCGAACACGTCGCCGTGACCCACGCCCACCCGGACCACGTGGGCGCCGTCGAGACGTACGCGGAAGAGACGGGTGCGACCGTCTGGTGTCGCCGCGGGCGAGAGAGGCGCTTCGCCGACGCGGCGGGCGTCGATCCGGACCGGACGTTCGTCGAGGGCACCGAACTCCCCGTCGGCGACGGCGTCGGCGTCATCGACGTCCCCGGCCACGCCCCGGACCACGTCGCCTTCGAGACGACCGCCGGGACGCTCTGCGGCGACGTCGCGATCGCCGAGGGCAGCGTCGCCGTCGCCGCGCCCGAGGGCGACGTCCGCGCGTACCTCGTCGCGCTCCGACGCCTCTACGCCCGGAACCCGCCCCGCCTCTTCCCGGGGCACGGGCGGGTCATCGCGGACTCGCGGGCGGCCTGTGAACGCCTGCTTCGACGCCGACTCGACCGCGAGAGAGACGCGCTCGCGGCCGTCGAAACCGGCGCTCGCGACGTCGATGCCGTCGTTGAGGCCGTCTACGACCGGGACCTCTCCGGCATCCGCGGGTTCGCGAGGGCGACAGTCGTCGCGCACCTGGAGAAACTCGCCGCCGAGCGTCGCGTGCGCTTCGACCGCGAGGCGGAGACCGTCGAACCGTACTGA
- a CDS encoding YlbF family regulator, translating to MSVQKDRLEELGRELGDAIAETPEYEAFEEAKAAVEADDEVQEQISTFQERRDHYMHARQMGNATEENLRKVQEAQEELHSMPKMAAYLDAQEDLQERLEAVNEAISEPLAVDFGGEAGGCCHD from the coding sequence ATGAGCGTCCAGAAAGATCGGCTCGAAGAACTCGGCCGCGAACTCGGCGACGCGATCGCCGAGACGCCGGAATACGAGGCCTTCGAGGAGGCGAAGGCGGCCGTCGAGGCCGACGACGAGGTGCAAGAACAGATCTCGACGTTCCAGGAACGGCGGGATCACTATATGCACGCCCGACAGATGGGCAACGCCACCGAGGAGAACCTCCGGAAGGTACAGGAGGCCCAGGAGGAACTGCACTCGATGCCGAAGATGGCCGCCTACCTCGACGCACAGGAGGACCTCCAGGAGCGGCTCGAGGCGGTCAACGAGGCGATCTCCGAGCCGCTGGCGGTCGACTTCGGCGGCGAGGCCGGCGGCTGCTGCCACGACTAG
- a CDS encoding YkgJ family cysteine cluster protein, with protein MTDAPSLEAELERARDLSVSELADAIESIGFECTRCGACCKGHEREDGTGTEPHTATVFPDEVRRLQSAASGERGRDGDGDAVEYEAADDGSSDSDADDGSSDSDADDESGASYDWRDVARPMPYGVVDGEDGPQGETFEWALQTDACGDCAFYEEVGERADGTPKGGCRVHEDRPLICRTYPFSVALGGTSQPMGEAVDEAGMVRAHECEGLGRDISREHAEELASALKERAVRELEEAIGVRDNYEPVDVGGVVVYDSEGPKRPDGTPVSAEGAGADAHADSDGDT; from the coding sequence GTGACCGACGCCCCCTCCCTCGAAGCCGAACTCGAACGCGCCCGCGACCTATCGGTGTCGGAACTGGCCGACGCCATCGAGTCGATCGGCTTCGAGTGCACGCGCTGCGGCGCGTGCTGCAAGGGCCACGAGCGCGAGGACGGAACGGGGACGGAGCCCCACACGGCGACGGTCTTTCCGGACGAGGTGCGGCGGTTGCAGTCGGCGGCGAGCGGGGAAAGAGGACGGGACGGCGACGGTGACGCCGTCGAATACGAGGCCGCCGACGACGGGAGCAGCGACTCCGACGCCGACGACGGGAGCAGCGACTCCGACGCCGACGACGAGAGCGGCGCATCCTACGACTGGCGGGACGTCGCCCGGCCGATGCCCTACGGGGTCGTCGACGGCGAGGACGGACCCCAGGGCGAGACGTTCGAGTGGGCGCTCCAGACCGACGCCTGCGGCGACTGCGCCTTCTACGAGGAGGTCGGCGAGCGCGCGGACGGGACCCCGAAAGGCGGCTGTCGCGTGCACGAGGACCGGCCGCTCATCTGCCGGACGTACCCCTTCAGCGTCGCCCTCGGCGGCACCAGCCAGCCGATGGGCGAGGCCGTCGACGAGGCGGGGATGGTCCGCGCCCACGAGTGCGAGGGGCTCGGTCGCGACATCTCCCGCGAACACGCCGAGGAGCTGGCGAGCGCGCTCAAGGAACGTGCGGTCCGGGAGCTCGAGGAGGCCATCGGCGTCCGCGACAACTACGAACCGGTCGACGTCGGCGGCGTGGTCGTCTACGACTCCGAGGGACCGAAGCGCCCCGACGGGACGCCGGTCAGCGCCGAGGGTGCCGGTGCGGACGCGCACGCGGATTCGGACGGGGATACCTGA